The segment TGCGCCATAGTCATGCGACGCTTCTCCTGCGGGACGGGACGCCCATCAAGGCGGTCGCGGAAAGGCTCGGCCATGCGTCCGCCGCCTTCACCCTCGACACCTACGGGCATTCCCTTCCCGACATGCAGGAAGCCGCCGCCCGCGTGGTCGATGCCCTCCTGAGTGCCCCGGCGGAAAACCCGTAAGCCCTACCAGAGTCGTCGGATTTGCAAAAGATTTGCAAAATGCCCCCGATTGAACGCCAATCGGGCTATACCCCGGAGGGGGTATAGCCCGAAAACCCTTGCGGGAGCATGTGGGAATCGAACCCACCGGGGACGGTCTTTCCGCCCCCCACTGGTTTTGAAGACCAGGGGCGACACCAGTCACCAGCTGCTCCCCCGACGGCGACCGCCGCCCCCATCCTAGCAATCGACATCCTCGGACAGCAAGGCAACACCAGGAAGGCGCAGGGCACCCCGCGAGCTGCACCAGGCGGCGACCGGCCATCCCGCACACAGGAGCCGGCCCCGCCCGGCCCTCCTAGGCCACCCCCAGCGCCTTCAGGGCCCGGCGCGGGTGCTCCTCGGGCTTGACGCCCCGGATCACCGCCAGCACCTTGCCCTCCTCGTCCAGGACGAAGGTGGTCCGCTCGATGCCCCAGTAGGTCCGGCCGTACATCCGCTTCTCCTTCCAGACCCCGTAGGCCTCGGCCACCTGGTGATCGGGGTCCGACAGGAGCGGAAAGGGCAGGCCGTACTTCTCCCGGAACTTGACGTGGGATTCCACCGGATCCGGGCTCACCCCCAGCACCACGGCGCCGGCTTCCTGCAGCTGCCCGTAGTCGTCCCGGAAGCTGCAGGCTTCCCGGGTGCAGCCGGGCGTGTCGTCCTTGGGGTAGAAGTACAGCACCACCTTGCGGCCGCGAAAGTCGGACAGCCGCACCGTCTCCCCGCGGTCGTTCACGGCGGTAAAGTCCGGCGCCTGCTCGCCCACCTTTACCATGGGCTTGTCCCTCCCCAGTACATGGCTGTTGGTACCTCAGCCCGAGGTATTGTTCTTCCGAGGATTGTTCTTCTTCGTCGGCCTCCCACGACGTTGCCCGCTTGTTGCCAAACCCGCTCTTTTGGACCCGTCCACCGCCCGCCGGCGGGAGCCGCTTTCCGAACCTGGCCGCCCAGCCCGGGCCGCAAGCCCCCGCAAGTGCCCGCGAGCCCCTCGAAGCCCCGCCGCCCTCCCTACACCACCTCGTCCTGCCACTCCGGCTCGTCCCCCCGCACCCAGCCGGGATGAACCGGAAGGGGCAGGTCCGGCACCAGCCGGCGCAGCGCATCCCCCTCTGGGTCGCCGGCCTGCTCCACCGCCGGGATCTGCCGGTCGATGAAGGCCAGCACGGCCTCCACGTCGAGCCCCAGGTAGCGGGGCCGATAACGTTCCAGGTACCGGCGGGCCTTGGCCAGGTTGCGTCGCACGCCCCGGGGCGTTCCCCGGTCCCGCCGCACGAAGGCGGCGGCCAGGATGATGAGCCCGTGGTAGAAATCGCTGCGGGTGCGGTGCCAGGCCTCTTCCAGCACCTCGTGGCTCTCGAAGAACCGGCCGGCATGGTAGAGGCGGAGGAACTCGGCCAGGGCCGCCGGCACCAGGGCTCCCGGCGGGGGTCCCTCCGCCCCGCCCCCCTGCACCCGGCGGCCTGCCGGCCGCTTGCGGCCCACCACCACCAGGCGCCGGCTCTGGGCCGACAGGGCGGCGCCCGTCTCGTCATAGAACCCCGTGACCTCGAGCCCCGCCTGCTCGAACAGGCTCGCCAGCTCGGGCGGCGTGTACAGGCGGACGAAGAACTCCCCCCGCCGTACCTGCCCCGCCCGCCGGACGGTGCGCCGGGTGATCATCCGCCCCGTCACCGGATCCCAGCGGTGGGCGTCGATGAGGACGTCGTCCCCCCGTTCCACCACGTTGTAGGGGGCGAAACGGGCCAGCACGGCGTCCCGGAACACCGTCTCCAGGAGGAACCGGCCTCCCGGCCGCAGGGCCTGCGCCACCTGCTGCAGCACCGCCAGGTTCTCTTCGTCCGCAAAGTAGCCGAAGCTGGTGAACACGTTGAAGGCGGCATCGAACCGGTCCCGCCAGGGCAGCCGGCGCATGTCGCCCTGGACCCATTCCACCTCCACGCCCTGGCGGGCCGCCTCCTCCCGCGCCCGGGCGAGGAACCCCACGCTGCGGTCGAGCCCCGTCACCCGGGCACCCAGGGTGGCCAGGGGTACCGCCAGCCGGCCGTGGCCGCAGGCCAGGTCCAGCACCGCCTCTCCCGGCCGCAGGTCCAGCAGGGTCCAGACCAGGGCCACCTCCCGCTGGGTGCGCTCGGACGTCAGGATGGGTTCATAGAAGTACAGATAGTCGTCGGGGTCGAACACCGCATCGTAGTCGAACCGCACCTCCCCGGCCCCGCTCCCGGCCATGGTCTTCCCCCCTCCCCATGGGCGCCGGGCAGGGTTTGGCACGGCAAACCTGCAACCCGAGCGCAAGGAATAGCTGTTTGCAAGTGGAAAGCTACTGCCAGGGTTCCGCCGCGGTCCGCCGCGGTCCGCGGCCGTGCCCCGGGCGGATTCCTGCTGGACCTAGGGCCGGCCTTCGCTGCACCCCGGCCGCGACCGCGCGGGTCTTCAGGGCCGGGGGGCGCGAGGCTGGCGCGGCGCGGGTTCTTCCCGATCCATTCCCCTGCGAACCGAGGTGGCCCATGCAACGCGTGCAAGAAGTGGCAGGACGGGTGCTGGCCAGCGTGGAGCGGGCCATCGTGGGCAAGCGGGCCGAGATCCGCTACCTTATGGCCGCGCTGCTGGCCAACCGTCACGTGCTGATCGAAGACGTCCCCGGCGTCGGCAAGACCACCATGGTCCGTGCCCTGGCCCGCTCCATTGATTGTACCTTCCGGCGCATCCAGTTCACACCGGACCTGCTGCCCTCGGACATCACGGGCCTGGCCGTGTACGATCCGGCCACGCGCCAGTTCACCTTCCGGCCCGGGCCCATCCACAGCCAGGTGGTCCTGGCCGACGAGATCAACCGCACGTCGCCCAAGACCCAGTCGGCCCTGCTGGAGGCCATGGAGGAGGGCCAGGTCACGGTGGACGGGCAGACCTACCCCCTGCCCCGGCCCTTCTTCGTCCTGGCCACCCAGAACCCCATCGAGTACGAGGGCACCTTCCCCCTGCCGGAATCCCAGCTGGACCGGTTCGGACTGCGCATTCGCCTGGGTTACCCGCACCCCGCGGAAGAACGGGCCATCCTGGACCTCCACCACGGCGGCCGCCCCGTGGACGGCCTGGAGCCGGTGACCACGGCGGAGGAGATCCTGGAACTGCAGCAGCTCATCACCCAGGTCCACGTGGACGACAGCGTCAAGGACTACCTGGTGCGGATCATCCAGGCCACCCGGGTCCACAGCGCCGTCTATCTGGGCGCCAGCCCCCGGGCCAGCCTGAGCCTGTACCGCCTGAGCCAGGCGCTGGCCGCCATCGACGGCCGCTCCTTCGTCCTTCCCGATGACGTCAAGGAGCTGGCGCCGCTGGTGCTGGCCCACCGGCTGGTGCTGCAGCCCGAGGCGCGGTGGCAGGACGCCGATCCGGAGGCCGTGGTGCGGGAGGTGCTGGAGCACGTGCCGGCACCCGTCGAGCGCCGGGTGGAACACCGGCCGGGACGCCGGATCGGCGGGCTCCTGGGCCGGCTGTAGAAGGTTCGGGAAGGCGAGCCATCGGAGGCGAACCATGGGAGGCGAGCCATGCGGCTGCAGAGCTGGGGCCTGCCCTTGTGGACGCTGGCGGCGCTGGTCTTTGCCCTGACCACCGGCGGGCCCGTACCCTGGTTCCTGTTCAAGTTCCTGCTGGCGCTGCACCTGCTGGGGGCCGGTTGGGCCTGGCTGCTGGCCCGCGGGCTGGACGTGCAGGCGCGCGTCGACCGGGGGCGGGCCGTGGCGGGCGAGCGGGTGGAACTTGAGGTCTTCGTGCACAACGAGTCCGTCCTGCCCGCACCGCGGCTGGTCATCGCCCTGCCCGCCTGGGACGAGCCGCTCCGGCCGGGCGGCTGGCGGCCGGGTCCGGAGGACGGCGACCCCCCGTCCGCGGCGGGCGCCGGTGGCAGGGGGCGCCCCAGCCCGTGGCCGGAACCCGGCCGGGTGTTCTACCGCAGTCTGGGACCCCTGGGGAACCTGCTGCACCGGGAAGCGGTGATCCTGCCGCGGCGCGGCCGGTATCGCCTGGGACCCGTGGTGGTCGAGGTGCAGGAGCCCCTGGGCCTATTCCGGCTGCGGCGGGCCGTGTTCGCCGAGCCGGCCCTGGTGGTGTACCCGCGGCCCGTGCCCGTAGACGGGCTGCCCATTCTTCCCCGCCAGCCCTTCGGGCGGCAGCGGGTGGACACCCGGGCCTGGCAGGATCCCTCCAGCCTGGCCGACGTCCGCCCCTTCCGGCCGGGAGACAACCCGAAGCACATCCACTGGAAGGTGTCGGCCCGCCTGGACGAGCTGCACGTCAAAGAGTTCGACCTGCGGGCGACCACGGATTGCTACCTGTTCCTCGACCTCCACGCCGGGGCCGGCCCCGAGGGCGACCCCTGGACGGGCGGCCGCCGGGTGTCACCGGATGAGCGGGCCGGCCCGGCGGGCCCGCCAAGCCCGGCGGGCCTGGGCGGCCCGCCGGCTGCCGGCATGGCGACGGCAGGGAAAGCCTTGAGGGGTGGGCCGGGGCGGGCACCGGTGACGGGCCCGGGGGCGGCCGCAGCGGAGCCGCCCCGCACCGGGCCGGCCCCAGAGCCGCTCCCCCTGGACATCAGCGAGGGGGTGGCGGGCGTGGCCGCGGGGATCGCGGCCCTGGCCCTCCACCGCGAGCTGGTGGTGGCCGCGGCCGCCCATACCGGCCGGCCCCACCGGCTGGCGCCGGGCCGGGGACCGCAGCAGTACCGGCGCCTGCTGGAGTGGCTGGTCGACGTGAACCAGCCCGGCACCATGCCGCTGGCCGACTTCCTCGCCGCCCGGCGGAGCTGGCTGACCCCCCGGTCGGCGGTGCTGGTGGTCACGCCGCAGATGGACCGGCGCCTGGGCCGGGTGCTCGCCCAGTTGCGGAGCCAGGGCCATGCCGTCGCCGTGTGGTACCTGCACCAGGATGGGGGCACGGCGGCCGCGGTCACCGCCTCGGCCTCTGCCGCGGCCACCCGGGAAGGAATGCCGGCAACCGGGGGCGGCGGTGCCGGGTCGCCTGCCGCCGGCACGATCCGGGCGGCCAGCGGGAGCGGGGGCGAAGGTTCCGCCCCTTCCCGGCCCGATGCGAGCGGCGCCGCCGGGGTGAGCGCCGGGGCGAACACCGGCGCCAGCGCCAGTGCGGCAGGTGCTATCCCGGGGGTTGATCCCGCCCTGGTGCGCTGGCTGCTGTCGGAAGGGGTGGAGATCCACCCGGTGCCATGGCCGGAGCACCCCGGAGCGGATGCCGGGGCGGAGGGGCGCTCCCTCGCCGCCCCGGCGGGCCCGCCCGGAGCGGCCGGCGTGTCCGGACTCCGAAGGCCCCTTGCCCCGCCACCGGCTGGAGCCGGGCGCCGGGCGCCCCAGCACCCTGGCCCTGGCGGGCCCGGCCCGTCGGAGGCGGCCGTCCCCTGGCCGGGCACGCCGCCCGGCCGGGTTCGGCTGGGGGGAACCGGGCTCCGCCGGTCCGCGCAGGATGCTGCGGCCCCCGTCGCCCGCACCCGGGGGTGGTGGTCATGAGGCGCAGGCCCGCCGGTCCCGGGCCGGCCCGGGTACCGGTGCTCAGCCCGTGGTATGCCCTCCTGGTGGCCACGGGCGTGGCCAGCACCCTGGCCCTGGTGCGAGGCCTGATGCCTTTCCTCGGCTGGCCGCCGGGCCAGCCCGAGCCCGTGAGCCTGGTCCTGGCCCTGGCAGCCTTGCTGTGGGCGCCCCTCACCTTCCCCTGGCTCCTCCTCGGCCTGGCGGGAGGTGCAGCCGCATGGGTGGGCTGGCTGGCCCTGCGCCATCCCGAGCGGCTGGCCACCTTCCTGGACGGGGAAGTCTCCGGGCTGGGTGCAGGCATGGCCGCCCGCTGGGCACCGGTTCTTCAGGACCTGTGGCTCGGGGCCTACGAGCAGTTGCCCTCCGATCTCCTGCGGAGCGGAACCGCCCTGGTGGCCGGGGTCCACCTGGGCCTGGTCTTCCTGGCCGCCCGGCGGCCCGGCCTCGCCCTGGTCCCGCCGGTAGCGGGCGGCCTCCTGCTCCTCCTGGCCTGGTTCTACGGCGACCTCCCCCGCCCGGAAGGGCCGCTGCTGGCCTACCTGTGCCTGGCTTTCACCTTCGTGGCCCTGGCGCGGGGCGCCAGCGCCGGGCCGGGCCGGCGGGCGGTGCCGGGCCATCTGGTTCTTCCCGTGGC is part of the Thermaerobacter subterraneus DSM 13965 genome and harbors:
- a CDS encoding DUF58 domain-containing protein; protein product: MRLQSWGLPLWTLAALVFALTTGGPVPWFLFKFLLALHLLGAGWAWLLARGLDVQARVDRGRAVAGERVELEVFVHNESVLPAPRLVIALPAWDEPLRPGGWRPGPEDGDPPSAAGAGGRGRPSPWPEPGRVFYRSLGPLGNLLHREAVILPRRGRYRLGPVVVEVQEPLGLFRLRRAVFAEPALVVYPRPVPVDGLPILPRQPFGRQRVDTRAWQDPSSLADVRPFRPGDNPKHIHWKVSARLDELHVKEFDLRATTDCYLFLDLHAGAGPEGDPWTGGRRVSPDERAGPAGPPSPAGLGGPPAAGMATAGKALRGGPGRAPVTGPGAAAAEPPRTGPAPEPLPLDISEGVAGVAAGIAALALHRELVVAAAAHTGRPHRLAPGRGPQQYRRLLEWLVDVNQPGTMPLADFLAARRSWLTPRSAVLVVTPQMDRRLGRVLAQLRSQGHAVAVWYLHQDGGTAAAVTASASAAATREGMPATGGGGAGSPAAGTIRAASGSGGEGSAPSRPDASGAAGVSAGANTGASASAAGAIPGVDPALVRWLLSEGVEIHPVPWPEHPGADAGAEGRSLAAPAGPPGAAGVSGLRRPLAPPPAGAGRRAPQHPGPGGPGPSEAAVPWPGTPPGRVRLGGTGLRRSAQDAAAPVARTRGWWS
- the bcp gene encoding thioredoxin-dependent thiol peroxidase, which gives rise to MVKVGEQAPDFTAVNDRGETVRLSDFRGRKVVLYFYPKDDTPGCTREACSFRDDYGQLQEAGAVVLGVSPDPVESHVKFREKYGLPFPLLSDPDHQVAEAYGVWKEKRMYGRTYWGIERTTFVLDEEGKVLAVIRGVKPEEHPRRALKALGVA
- a CDS encoding AAA family ATPase, with product MQRVQEVAGRVLASVERAIVGKRAEIRYLMAALLANRHVLIEDVPGVGKTTMVRALARSIDCTFRRIQFTPDLLPSDITGLAVYDPATRQFTFRPGPIHSQVVLADEINRTSPKTQSALLEAMEEGQVTVDGQTYPLPRPFFVLATQNPIEYEGTFPLPESQLDRFGLRIRLGYPHPAEERAILDLHHGGRPVDGLEPVTTAEEILELQQLITQVHVDDSVKDYLVRIIQATRVHSAVYLGASPRASLSLYRLSQALAAIDGRSFVLPDDVKELAPLVLAHRLVLQPEARWQDADPEAVVREVLEHVPAPVERRVEHRPGRRIGGLLGRL
- a CDS encoding DUF309 domain-containing protein, whose protein sequence is MAGSGAGEVRFDYDAVFDPDDYLYFYEPILTSERTQREVALVWTLLDLRPGEAVLDLACGHGRLAVPLATLGARVTGLDRSVGFLARAREEAARQGVEVEWVQGDMRRLPWRDRFDAAFNVFTSFGYFADEENLAVLQQVAQALRPGGRFLLETVFRDAVLARFAPYNVVERGDDVLIDAHRWDPVTGRMITRRTVRRAGQVRRGEFFVRLYTPPELASLFEQAGLEVTGFYDETGAALSAQSRRLVVVGRKRPAGRRVQGGGAEGPPPGALVPAALAEFLRLYHAGRFFESHEVLEEAWHRTRSDFYHGLIILAAAFVRRDRGTPRGVRRNLAKARRYLERYRPRYLGLDVEAVLAFIDRQIPAVEQAGDPEGDALRRLVPDLPLPVHPGWVRGDEPEWQDEVV